The following are encoded in a window of Conger conger chromosome 19, fConCon1.1, whole genome shotgun sequence genomic DNA:
- the LOC133119051 gene encoding B-cell receptor-associated protein 29-like isoform X1 encodes MTLQWTAVAFFLYVEIGVLLIFCLPFISPKRWQSVFRLGIWNRLAGFWNKGFLTMIIILIVLFLDAVREVRKYSGAQTGKDSKLHPNMFDHLHMKLFRAQRNLYISGFSLFLWLVMRRVVMLINQLATALLNGAALQTQTDGANEAAKKYMEDNELLKQALEDGVVDKGSAEAKVELRKEVQKLSEDLENAREALKKSQTEMEAMKKQTEGLTQEYDRLLIEHQKLQNLHEDAGDKKDQ; translated from the exons ATGACTCTGCAGTGGACAGCCGTAGCGTTCTTCCTCTACGTGGAGATCGGAGTTCTCCTCATCTTCTGTCTCCCCTTCATTTCACCCAAGAG ATGGCAGTCCGTTTTCAGACTCGGCATCTGGAACCGGCTGGCTGGATTCTGGAACAAAGGCTTCCTGACCATGATAATTATACTCATTGTTCTGTTCCTTG ACGCGGTGAGGGAGGTGCGGAAGTACTCCGGCGCACAGACCGGGAAGGACTCCAAGCTGCACCCCAACATGTTCGACCACCTGCACATGAAGCTGTTCCGCGCCCAGAGGAACCTCTACATCTCCGGCTTCTCCCTCTTCCTGTGGCT tgtaatGCGGAGGGTCGTCATGCTGATTAACCAGCTGGCCACTGCCCTGCTCAACGGCGCCGCCCTGCAGACGCAGACTGACGGAGCCAACGAAGCAGCCAAGAAATACATGGAGGACAACGAGCTGCTcaaacag GCTCTGGAGGACGGGGTGGTGGACAAGGGGAGTGCAGAGGCCAAGGTGGAGCTCAGGAAGGAGGTGCAGAAGCTGTCCGAGGACCTGGAGAACGCAAGGGAGG ccctgAAGAAGTCTCAGACTGAAATGGAGGCGatgaagaaacaaacagaaggTCTGACTCAGGAGTATGACAGACTGCTGATAGAGCACCAGAAACTACAG AACCTTCACGAGGACGCGGGAGACAAGAAGGACCAATAG
- the LOC133119051 gene encoding B-cell receptor-associated protein 29-like isoform X2 — protein sequence MTLQWTAVAFFLYVEIGVLLIFCLPFISPKRWQSVFRLGIWNRLAGFWNKGFLTMIIILIVLFLDAVREVRKYSGAQTGKDSKLHPNMFDHLHMKLFRAQRNLYISGFSLFLWLVMRRVVMLINQLATALLNGAALQTQTDGANEAAKKYMEDNELLKQALEDGVVDKGSAEAKVELRKEVQKLSEDLENAREGG from the exons ATGACTCTGCAGTGGACAGCCGTAGCGTTCTTCCTCTACGTGGAGATCGGAGTTCTCCTCATCTTCTGTCTCCCCTTCATTTCACCCAAGAG ATGGCAGTCCGTTTTCAGACTCGGCATCTGGAACCGGCTGGCTGGATTCTGGAACAAAGGCTTCCTGACCATGATAATTATACTCATTGTTCTGTTCCTTG ACGCGGTGAGGGAGGTGCGGAAGTACTCCGGCGCACAGACCGGGAAGGACTCCAAGCTGCACCCCAACATGTTCGACCACCTGCACATGAAGCTGTTCCGCGCCCAGAGGAACCTCTACATCTCCGGCTTCTCCCTCTTCCTGTGGCT tgtaatGCGGAGGGTCGTCATGCTGATTAACCAGCTGGCCACTGCCCTGCTCAACGGCGCCGCCCTGCAGACGCAGACTGACGGAGCCAACGAAGCAGCCAAGAAATACATGGAGGACAACGAGCTGCTcaaacag GCTCTGGAGGACGGGGTGGTGGACAAGGGGAGTGCAGAGGCCAAGGTGGAGCTCAGGAAGGAGGTGCAGAAGCTGTCCGAGGACCTGGAGAACGCAAGGGAGGGTGGGTAA